In Thalassophryne amazonica chromosome 4, fThaAma1.1, whole genome shotgun sequence, a genomic segment contains:
- the LOC117508926 gene encoding NF-kappa-B inhibitor-like protein 1, translating into MLTDSQEKLWTLVEEGDLIKLKWYLRKNPGLDVNFQRGRRRRTPLHLACELDQDSVLRFLLNHGADASVGDFRGDTHLHYVAEKVQRHGGADSGASFQLFNCFSLFVFSVFERFFVPLQNPCPKSQYLPNRAGVTPLDLMHRRSINPNKRKCPESARHKEESREAKKRRYDEQCDAMFHSGASSLTTKLSYSDVPWPAPNGTVHQMVSIMFHGVERSNEAKFCKALRRQQVMWHPDKLPQRCGARLEDKGRQRILDTVTALSQELNRLAQNLRT; encoded by the exons ATGTTGACTGACAGTCAGGAGAAGCTGTGGACTCTCGTGGAGGAGGGCGACCTCATCAAACTCAAGTGGTACTTGAGGAAGAACCCGGGCCTGGATGTGAACTTCCAGCGGGGAAGGAGGCGGAGAACCCCGCTGCATCTGGCCTGTGAGCTGGATCAGGACTCTGTGCTCCGGTTTCTGCTGAACCACGGAGCCGATGCCTCTGTGGGAGACTTCAGAGGAGACACGCACCTTCACTACGTGGCCGAGAAGGTGCAGAGACACGGTGGAGCAG ACTCAGGTGCTTCTTTCCAGCTTTTCAACTGTTTCTCTCTTTTTGTCTTTTCAGTGTTTGAGCGCTTCTTTGTGCCACTCCAGAATCCATGCCCAAAGTCTCAATATCTTCCCAACAGAGCTGGAGTCACACCTCTGGACCTGATGCACAGGAGGAGCATCAACCCCAACAAG AGGAAATGTCCTGAATCTGCACGTCACAAGGAAGAGAGTCGGGAGGCGAAGAAGCGTCGTTATGATGAGCAGTGTGACGCTATGTTCCACAGCGGCGCTTCATCGCTGACCACAAAGCTGAGCTACAGTGACGTCCCCTGGCCAGCTCCAAATGGCACCGTCCATCAAATGGTGTCCATCATGTTTCACGGTGTTGAACGCAGCAACGAAGCAAAGTTTTGCAAAGCGCTCAGGAGGCAACAAGTCATGTGGCATCCTGATAAATTACCCCAGCGATGTGGAGCTCGACTGGAGGATAAGGGCAGACAGAGGATCCTGGACACAGTTACAGCTCTGTCACAGGAACTCAACAGACTGGCTCAGAATCTGAGGACGTAA